The following DNA comes from Moritella sp. F3.
TGCAGCACCACCATCTGCAAAAGTACAAGCGGCTTTTTTCACCGTGATGAATCACACCAATAAGCCTATAGTGATCACTGATGTTGAGGCGCAAGGTTTTGGTCGTAGTGAACTGCATTTATCAGGTAAAAAAGATGGCATGATGACAATGCAAAAACAGCAACAAGTCACCATCCCCGCCAATACCATGTTTCAATTCAAACCGGGCAGTTACCATGTAATGCTATTAGAACCAAACAAGATTGCAGCGCCAGGCGAGCTTGTTAATGTTTCATTTACGCTATTGAACGGTGAGAAAATCAGTGCTGAAATGCCAGTGAAACGTGATAACCGTAAAAATAAAATGGATCACGGCAACATGGACCACGGTAATATGGACCATTCTGATATGAAACATAACTAGTTTCGATAAAGGGATCTAAAATGAAAAAATCTAAGGCTATCATCGCTGCGGGTATTATCGGCCTTAGTGCACTCGGCGCTATCGTTGCCAATAATATGCAGCAGCCAAGTCTACCGACATTCACCACCGCATACGCGCAACCACACCAAGTCACCTTGCCAGAGTTCGCCCTCGGTGATAAACAAGAATTTACCAATGCACTGTTTAAAGATAAATGGTCATTAGTATTCTTTGGCTATGCCAGCTGCCCAGATGTTTGCCCGACAGAACTATACAATCTCAATAATGTCGCGGGAATCATGGCTGACGCGGGTAAAGTAATGCCACAAGTGGTGTTTATCTCGGTTGACCCACAGCGTGATAGCAATGAGATGCTGACAACTTACACGCACTTTTATAACGATGATTTTATCGGCATGACAGGCGCAAGCAGCGAGATAGATAAGTTAGTGGCTAGCTTTGGGGTTATTTATCAAAAAACATTTTTAGCCAATAACGGTAAATATGTTTCTGTACCTTATACAGCGCCAATACCGGAAGAGCAGCGTGAAAGTTACCTTATCAATCACTCATCTCGACTATACTTGGTTAATCCACAGGGCCAATATGTAGCGGCATTTGCACCGCCCCACAGCGCTAAAAAAATAGCGGAAGACCTGCTAAAACTATAAGTTCAGCGCTAACTTAGCACTGAATTAGGAACTAAATTAAAAATTAGTTAAGTGATTGGTAATTGCGTCGTATTTTTTAACCCTTCCATCGCAAAAGAAGAGGTGACATCGGTTAAACCATCGACGCAATTCACTAATCGTTTATAAAAAACATCAAACGCAGCCATGTCCTTTACTAGTACCTTCATCATGTAGTCGTATTCGCCCGCCATACGGTAAAATTCGATCACTTCAGCAAAATCATTCACGCTGACAACAAACTTCTTAAACCAGATATCACTGTGATTTTGAGTTTTGATATTAACAAAAGCCGTTAATGCAAGACCGAGCTTTTGCTCATTCAATAAAGCCACACGACGTAAAATATAACCACTGTCTTCTAAACGTTTTAACCGTTTCCAGCAAGGTGATACCGTCAAACTGACTTTGTCGGCTAGATCAGCAATTGACAGCGACGCATCACGCTGCAACAAATCTAAAATCAATTTATCCTTCGAATCTAACATAATGAAGTAAATCCTTTCTTTAAAAATACAATCATCAACATTCTAATTTCAAGTATAGTGCTTTCAACCATAGTACTCTCAACCACTCCACTATCAAACACAGGACTTGGGAAATAAGCTTAATAAGTAATAAAATAACACGATGAACAGTGCCTACTTCGCACTCTCAGCGCCATTAATTTGTAAATCCAGCATGTTACGTTATTGTACACCTAGAGGTGATAATAATGTTAACTACACGAAAATTTCTAATTGGCTTTTATCTAATCAGTTTGATCATTTTATCAAGCTGGATTTGGCGATCTGGTTATGCCAAATTGGTCACTCAAAGTAATCAACAATTAGATATTTTCACCGCTCACCTGCAAAGTCAATTACAACGCTTTAACGCGATACCTAAATTACTTTTTGATCAAAAGCTCGTCGTCGCCAGCTTACAAGATACCGACAACACAGCGCTAACAGAGAAAACCAACCGTTATTTAAAACACGTTAACAATACAATTGGCGCATCAGATACTTACCTACTTGATATTAACGGAACGACTATTGCAGCCAATAACTGGCGAGGAGAGCAAACCTTCATCGGTAAAAACTTTGCTTTTCGTCCTTATTTTCAGCAGGCAGTCAAAGGGCAGCAGGGACGTTATTTTGCCTTAGGTACCACATCAGGGCAAAGAGGTTATTATTTTTCTTCGCCAGTTATCTACGCCGGTAAAATAATCGGTGTGGTTGTGGTCAAAATGGATTTATCCAAGATCGAAAAAGAATGGACCGGAAAACAATCACACTTCATGGTTACCGATGATGACAATGTTATTTTCATCTCTAACACCGCGTCATGGTTACTACACAGCCTAACACCGCTGAATAGCGCTAAGCTGCAAAAAATAGCGGCCAGCCGCCGCTATGGCAATAAAACAATAGCGGCTCTCAATTTCTCAGGGCAACTACAAGAAAGTCCGACGTTACTGCAACTGAAAACGGCGAAGCCATTCGTCACAAATTATTTATCGATAAGTAAGTCGATGCCGACAGCAGGCTGGACAGTACGTGTATTTACCCCCCTAACCGCTATTTTTATCGATATGGCCATTGGCCTAGTATTACTGTCACTGGTTTTTTGGTTACTCAATTTACGCTTAAAATTATCGATGCATAAACATCAGCGAGCCAAAGACAAAGAACTGCTTCGCATTAAAACAAAATACAAACTTAAACAAGAAGTAAAACGACGTACTGCCGATCTGAATAATGAAATCATTGAACGCCAAAAAATGGAGCAAACCCTACGCGACACACAAAAAGAATTAATTCAAACCGCAAAGCTCGCGGTATTGGGTCAGCTATCAGCCAGTATTAGTCATGAGTTAAATAATCCCCTCGCAGCTATTCGAAGTTATGCAGATAACGCCTTGGTATTCTTACAACGCGAACAATATCAATCTACCGATGATAACTTGCAACGCATTATTCATTTAACCGAACGCATGGCAAAAATAAGCTCGCAACTAAAGTTTTTTGCCCGTAAATCCAGTGGTGAATTACACCCAGTGCCATTACTCAATGTGATAAATATGGCTATCGAGTTAGTCAGACCGCAATTAAAAAATCATCAAGTGGCTATCACCCTTGATGATGCCAATATTGAAGTACTGGTTAATGTCGACCAGGTGCAATTAGAACAAGTGCTGGTGAACTTACTATCCAATGCGATGCAAGCGGTCGAAGAGTCTAGTGACAAACATATTCATGTGTCTTTATGTCGCGACCAACAGCAGGTCATTGTTCAAGTTGACGATTCTGGCGCAGGGATCAGCAAAGAAAATTTGTCACAACTGTTTGACCCATTTTTCACCACTAAAGAAACAGGTTTAGGGCTGGGTTTATCTATTTCGCACAAAATAATGCGTAACATGCAGGGTAATATTACCGCGGAGAATAGGCCTAACGCTGGCGCGAGATTCAGCCTTAGTTTACCGTTGGCGATGGTACCGACAGCGACCACTTCAACAACGACGATCCCTGCAACGACAACGCCAGGGAAAATATACCCGCAGCGAAAACAATAGCGCCAGTATCAAATAATAACGAAGTAATACAGCCAGTAGTACGAGAGCATAATAAAATCATAGGATAAATAATGAGTCAGGTTTTTTTTATTGATGACGAAAAAGATTTACGGTTCGCTAATCAGCAAACTTTAGAGCTGGCAGGGATCAGCGTAACTTGTTTTGCCGATGCAGAAACCGCATTGGCTCAGCTCGCCATCGAAACGCCGCTAGTGGTGATCACAGATATTCGCTTACCGGGTTTGTGTGGCCACCAATTACTACTAAAGCTAATGCAACAAGACCCTAGCCTACCCGTTATTTTAATCACTGGTCACGGTGATATTTCTCTCGCCGTACAAGCGATGCGCGATGGCGCTTATGATTTTATTGAAAAGCCATTTGCCTCAGTTAGACTCACAGAGTCAGTCAAGCGTGCTATCGAAAAGCGCTTGTTAACCGAAGAAAACAAAACCTTAAAAAAAGCGCTACAGGCCAAAGAAACACTTGGGCCACGGATCATTGGCACAACTAAATCCATTATTGAATTACGAGAAATGATCAGTCATATTGCCGATACCCCTGCTGATATTTTATTGTTCGGTGAAACAGGGACAGGTAAAGAGCTAGTTGCGCGATCCTTACATGAACAAAGTAGTCGTCGGACACATAATTTTGTCGCCATCAACTGCGGCGCAGTGCCTGAAAACTTAATTGAAAGTGAATTATTTGGCCATGAAAAAGGCGCATTTTCAGGCGCATCTGAACGACGTATTGGTAAATTTGAATTCGCTCAAGGTGGTACTTTATTTCTTGATGAAATCGAATCAATGCCTATGCAAGCGCAGATTAAACTGCTACGTATTTTGCAGGAAAGAACACTCGAGCGCGTCGGTTCTAATAAAGAGATACCTTTAGATATTCGTATTATTGCCGCTACCAAAGTCGATTTAACCCAAGCTGCTGTCGAAGGTACATTTCGCCAAGACCTTTATTATCGTCTCAATATCGTCACCCTCAACTTACCGCCCCTGCGCCAACGCTTCGATGATATTCAAAGTCTGTTCCACCACTTCTTATTAGTCTCTGCCGCGCGATATTGTAAAGCAGTGCCAGCCTTACCACTTCAGGATGTGCAGACATTGCTTGCCCATGACTGGCCAGGTAATGTACGTGAATTACGAAACGCAGCTGAACGTTATATATTATTGGGGAAACTGACCGGCCTTAACTCGTCTAATGAGGCACAAGCAAGCCTAACGCAAAATTTATCAGAGCAAGTTGAAGCATTCGAAAAAATCCTCATTGAGCAAGCGCTAACAAGCTGCAATGGCAGTATTAAAGACACCATGCATCAGCTCAATCTAGCGCGTAAAACCTTGTATGACAAAATGCAGAAACATCAAATAGACAAACAAGCCTTTAAAGAGCAACCGCTGAAATAACGTTTATTGAAACAAACTAAACAACTAAAAATGGTCAGCATATGCTGACCATTTTGGTGTCGTCGTATTAATTTTTTGTCATATCACTTTATAACGTAAGTACGTATTAACGAATGATCAATTCAGGTCCCATCATCAAGGTTGGTAACCAGGTTGATACCCAAGGCACATACGTCACTATCATCAAGAACACCAACATCAACGCAACCCATGGCATAACCGCTTTCACCACTTGTAACATCGACATATGCGCGACGCCAGAAGTCACAAATAGATTCAAGCCAACCGGCGGTGTGATCATACCAATCTCCATATTCACCACCATGATGATACCAAGATGGATAGGATCAATACCCAATTCTAACGCAATCGGAAATACTAACGGTGCGACAATAATCAACAGCCCTGATGGTTCCATAAACTGGCCACCAATCAACAGCAATACATTCACCACAATCAAAAATGCGATGGGCCCAAGACCTGCACTTAACATGGCTTCAGTGATCATCTGTGGTATACGCTCTTCAGTTAACACATGTTTTAGAATTAAGGCGTTGGCAACAATGAACAGCAACATGATCGTCATTTTACCGGCATCAAATAAGCTTTTCTTGGTATCGGGATGGCATAACACATGAAATGATTTAACAATGACAGATTGAGTACTTTTCTTATCTGCAAAAGGGCCCATATCTTTATACACAAAGTTAGCAATCACAAACGCATAAACTGCAGCAACTGCGGCCGCTTCTGTCGGTGTAAAGATACCACCATAAATACCGCCAAGGATAATGACAATTAGCATTAATCCCCATGATGCATCCCGGGCAGAACGGAAAACTTCACTCCAACCTACAAACGGTTGTGCAGGCAGTTTCTTCACTTTTGCGGTAATTAAAATAGCAATAATCAACATCAGTCCCGCTAATGTGCCAGGCACCACACCTGCCAAGAACATGCGCCCAACAGAGACATCTGTAGCAGCAGCATATACTACCATTACGATCGAAGGCGGGATTAGGATACCCAAGGTCCCCGCATTACAAATAACCCCAGCAGCAAACTCCTTGCTGTAACCATTCTTAACCATACCGGCAATCACTAAACTGCCGATAGCGACAACCGTTGCAGGTGATGAACCAGACAATGCTGCGAACATCATACACGCCACCACTGAAGCAATCGCTAAACCGCCAGGGAACCAACCCACGATAGCGACAGCGAAACGAATGATGCGCTGAGCAACACCACCAGTGGACATAAAAGTCGAGGCCAAAATGAAAAATGGGATCGCCAATAAGGTGTAATGCCCAGCAAACGCATTAAATAGCGTTTGCGCGACAGAGGCTAAACTGGCATCTGAACTAGCCAGTAAAAACAAAATACTGGATAAACCAAGTGATACCGCGATTGGCACGCCGAACATCATGAACCCGATGATCATCAATAACAATATACCTAAAACCATAACTTAATCCTTGTTATCTTCTTGATCCAATACCGCCAACGCTTCTTCAGCTTCGTGACTTGCGATCACACGGTCTATTTTGTTAGTGAGCACTTGCCATAACAGCTGCGCAAATCTAAATGTCAGTAACGCAGTGCCTAGCGGTAACGAAAAATAAGGTATAAAACGCGGTAGTTTTTCATAACGCTCCCCCTCATTAAGCCAATCAGCTAGAAACTGTAAGAATTCTGGCATTGGAATATCATCGGTTTCATACCAAGCTTGCTCGGTAATAAACGGATACCAATAATTCCACGATCCAATCAACAACAGGACAGAAAAAAGTAAACACGCACTCACGGCGATAACAGCATAAACCTTACGTAATTTCACCGAGGCCATGTTAACTAAGATATCAACACCAATATGTGAATGTTTTTTTACCCCGTACGACGCTCCTACCAATACTAACCAAGCAAATAAAAATACGGTTAATTCTAACGCCCATAAAATATTGCCATTGAACAAATACCGAAACACTACATTAGCAAAGGTCAGTAAGGTCATCACACCTAATGACATAGCTATATTTAGCTCTTCGACACTATCGGATATACGCCCCAAGCGCGCCCATAATCCATTATTCATATTGGTTCCCTTCAATTCGCTTAACGCGGCATAAGTAACTTATGCCGCTTGGTATTATGATTTATTCGACGCTAATGCTTTCTGGATCAAGTCACTACCAATATCTTTTTCGAATTTAGACCAAACAGGCTGTAGCTTATCAACCCAGGCTTCGCGCTGTTCAGGTGTTAACGTACGCACGATGCCACCAGCAGCGATAATGTTAGCTTTGTTTTCATTATTGATACGTGATGATTCGGCGTTACGTGTCGCTGTCACCTCAACAATGATTTGACGTAGTTGGACTTTTACATCATTCGGTAATTTAGCCCACCAGCGGTTTGATGTAACAAGGAGATAATCAAGAATACCGTGGTTGGTTTCAGTGACACCGTCTTGTACTTCAAAGAATTTTTTACCGTAAGTATTCGACCAAGTATTTTCTTGGCCATCAATAACCTTGGTTTGTAGACCGCCGTAAACTTCTTTAAACGACATTTTTTGTGGGTTAGCACCGAGTTGCTCAAACTGTGCAACGAGTACGTCAGATGCTTGAACACGGAATTTCAAACCTTGTGCATCTTCAGGATAAATAAGCGGGCGATTAGCAGACATTTGCTTCATACCGTTATGCCAAAATGCTAAACCTTGTAAGCCACGACGACGCATTGAATTCTTCAATTTGTCACCCGCTTCAGAGTTTTGGAAACGATCCACCGCGGCGACATCATCAAACAGGAAGGGTAAATCAAAGATACGGAATTTCTTGGTGATTTTTTCAAACTTAGATAAAGAAGGAGCCGCTAAGTGCACATCACCATTTAATAACGCTTCAAGCACTTTATTGTCATCATAAAGTGTTGAGTTAGGGAAAACTTGCATACAAGCTTTACCATTCATCTCTTTATTTACTCGTTCTTCCAGTAATGATGCAGCAATACCTTTGGGGTGTTTGCTGGTGTTCGTCACATGACTAAATTTAATCACGATCTCACCGGGTTCACAGGCTCCTGATGATGCTTGCGCACTAAACGTAGTCATGCTCGCCAGTACCATCGATATTGCCGTCGCGTATTTAAACATAAGAATCTCCATATAATTATAACGTTGTTAATTTATTCAATTTCAATTAACAGTGTGATAACTATATAGCAACCATCGAGCCACAATTTAAGGTTCAAACAAAAGCGATGAATAACAAAAGCTTAATAAAATTTTAGATGAAAGCAAGAGACATGAATGGGTGGGTAACCACCCATTCGAAAAAGCATATTGGGCTGAATACCGCCATTATCTAAGTATGTTCAAAGCAAAAATAAACGCCCCGCCTACGAACACTTTATTTCCCAAAAATAGAAATCACAAAACAAAAAACCAAGAAATAAAGTGGTAATAAATAAATATTTTCTACCAAACCCAACATTAGGAGTATTTATTGTTTAATAAGGTGGTTTTTAATCGACAATAGGAAACCATATACCCCAGCAAAAGGCATAGAATTATCATATTAAATATCCAGCACTTATATAGAGATCGCCTTATGAATACAAAACTCGTCGCCACATTATTATTTGCCTCTGTATGTTTGATCTGGGGTACAACCTGGATGGCGATGGAAATTGCTGTTCACTCTATCCCGCCGATCACAGCAACAGGTTTACGCTTTGCACTGGCTGCACCACTATTAATTCTAGCGGCGCGCTGGCTTAAAATCCCACTGATGTTCCCAAAAGGGAAGAAACTTGAATTTGCATTAATCAGTGTGTTTTATTTTGCTGCACCATTTACCCTAATGATTTTTGGTGAGCAATATATTTCTTCAGGTTTAGCGTCTATTATTTTTGCCACTATGCCGGTTGTTGTTTTAGGTTTTGCAATATTGGTACATCGTCAAAAAGTACATCTTCACCAAATAGCAGGTCTTGCCATTGCACTATTCAGCTTAATCACAATTATCAGTAATGAGATGGGTGTAAGCGCGAATGGCAGCCTTATCGGTGTTGGCGCCTTGGTATTAGCGGTATTCATGCATGCAACGATCTATACCAGTGTTCAAACTCGCTGTCAGGGAATTCATGTATTAACGTATAACGCACTACCGTGTCTTGTTGCTTCAGTACTGTTACTTGTTGTCGGCGCATTTGTAGAGCAACCAGACTTCGCTACATTCACATTAACGTCTTGGTTATCGGTTATTTACCTTGGTGCTATCGCTGGTATTGGCGGCATCATGGCTTATTTCCAACTGAATAAAGTAGCAAGTCCATTCCAAGCATCGATCTGTTTCTTGGTATTCCCTGTGATTGCACTTGGCTTAGACAGTGTGGTTAACGGCAGAACGATTAGTCACGAATCACTGTTCATGATGGTCCTGTTAACGGCGGGTGTTTTACTGTGTAAATTACCGCTTGAATTAATCAGTAAACGTTTAACAAAAACAACCGTTAAAGTAGAAAAATCATCATAACTCATCACTCTAATACGTTAGTCACGCGACGTATGTCATAAGTTTAAATCAGTGTAAATAGAGAGAAAGCTAAAATGAAAAAAGTACTATTATCCATCATCACGGTTTCTACAATCATGGCGACACCATTAGCCAGTGCCAACAATGATTTTACTTATGTTTCAGCTGGTCTACAGTTTGGTAAGGCAGATGATGCGCTCTTTGATAATGAGCAAGTGGAAAGCGCGTTAGGTGGCTTCCTCGACGCATCTTGGAACTTCTATGACAATGTATTTGCTAGCTACAGTATCAGTTATAGCTCTTTTGATGGAGAAGGATGGGCAAGAGCTTGGACTAATGGCACGAGTTCAGGCTCTGAATCTGGACAAGATTATTTTTCGACTACAAAACAATATTATTCAGTCGGCTATTTCATGCCGATGAATAAATTTACCCCTTACGTATCGCTGGGTTATGCCGATTACAAATTAGCTGGATCTGTGTATGAATTCTCAATGGTACCTGGTCCAGGTACCATTGAGAAGTACAGTGACAAAATTGGTGGCGCAGCCGGTGAAATTGGTACTTATATACAAGTAACGAAAAACTATAAAATGAAATTCTCATACAACTATGCTGCGTTAGAAGAAAGTGGCGTTAAAATTAAAATAAATGAATTTTATTTTGGTAATGATTATGCGTTTGCTGACAATTGGTCTGCGGTCGCCAACATCAGTTACCGTGATATAGGCACAATCAACACCAATGAAATATCTACGCAGCTTGGTGTTAAATATAATTTTTAAAGTCTTTGTTCATGTGTGATCAAATGTAAAACAGCACCACTTTAAAATACCAAGAATAGGCTGCGTTCACGCTATATGATAGCAGCCTACACACCATTATTTTAGAGCCGTTAACGACCTATCC
Coding sequences within:
- a CDS encoding ATP-binding protein; the protein is MLTTRKFLIGFYLISLIILSSWIWRSGYAKLVTQSNQQLDIFTAHLQSQLQRFNAIPKLLFDQKLVVASLQDTDNTALTEKTNRYLKHVNNTIGASDTYLLDINGTTIAANNWRGEQTFIGKNFAFRPYFQQAVKGQQGRYFALGTTSGQRGYYFSSPVIYAGKIIGVVVVKMDLSKIEKEWTGKQSHFMVTDDDNVIFISNTASWLLHSLTPLNSAKLQKIAASRRYGNKTIAALNFSGQLQESPTLLQLKTAKPFVTNYLSISKSMPTAGWTVRVFTPLTAIFIDMAIGLVLLSLVFWLLNLRLKLSMHKHQRAKDKELLRIKTKYKLKQEVKRRTADLNNEIIERQKMEQTLRDTQKELIQTAKLAVLGQLSASISHELNNPLAAIRSYADNALVFLQREQYQSTDDNLQRIIHLTERMAKISSQLKFFARKSSGELHPVPLLNVINMAIELVRPQLKNHQVAITLDDANIEVLVNVDQVQLEQVLVNLLSNAMQAVEESSDKHIHVSLCRDQQQVIVQVDDSGAGISKENLSQLFDPFFTTKETGLGLGLSISHKIMRNMQGNITAENRPNAGARFSLSLPLAMVPTATTSTTTIPATTTPGKIYPQRKQ
- a CDS encoding TRAP transporter substrate-binding protein; this encodes MFKYATAISMVLASMTTFSAQASSGACEPGEIVIKFSHVTNTSKHPKGIAASLLEERVNKEMNGKACMQVFPNSTLYDDNKVLEALLNGDVHLAAPSLSKFEKITKKFRIFDLPFLFDDVAAVDRFQNSEAGDKLKNSMRRRGLQGLAFWHNGMKQMSANRPLIYPEDAQGLKFRVQASDVLVAQFEQLGANPQKMSFKEVYGGLQTKVIDGQENTWSNTYGKKFFEVQDGVTETNHGILDYLLVTSNRWWAKLPNDVKVQLRQIIVEVTATRNAESSRINNENKANIIAAGGIVRTLTPEQREAWVDKLQPVWSKFEKDIGSDLIQKALASNKS
- a CDS encoding copper chaperone PCu(A)C — translated: MQKSIMTTLIASAIFSASPTFAAEKINLMIMDSWVRAAPPSAKVQAAFFTVMNHTNKPIVITDVEAQGFGRSELHLSGKKDGMMTMQKQQQVTIPANTMFQFKPGSYHVMLLEPNKIAAPGELVNVSFTLLNGEKISAEMPVKRDNRKNKMDHGNMDHGNMDHSDMKHN
- a CDS encoding Lrp/AsnC family transcriptional regulator; this translates as MLDSKDKLILDLLQRDASLSIADLADKVSLTVSPCWKRLKRLEDSGYILRRVALLNEQKLGLALTAFVNIKTQNHSDIWFKKFVVSVNDFAEVIEFYRMAGEYDYMMKVLVKDMAAFDVFYKRLVNCVDGLTDVTSSFAMEGLKNTTQLPIT
- a CDS encoding SCO family protein, whose product is MKKSKAIIAAGIIGLSALGAIVANNMQQPSLPTFTTAYAQPHQVTLPEFALGDKQEFTNALFKDKWSLVFFGYASCPDVCPTELYNLNNVAGIMADAGKVMPQVVFISVDPQRDSNEMLTTYTHFYNDDFIGMTGASSEIDKLVASFGVIYQKTFLANNGKYVSVPYTAPIPEEQRESYLINHSSRLYLVNPQGQYVAAFAPPHSAKKIAEDLLKL
- a CDS encoding sigma-54 dependent transcriptional regulator, translated to MSQVFFIDDEKDLRFANQQTLELAGISVTCFADAETALAQLAIETPLVVITDIRLPGLCGHQLLLKLMQQDPSLPVILITGHGDISLAVQAMRDGAYDFIEKPFASVRLTESVKRAIEKRLLTEENKTLKKALQAKETLGPRIIGTTKSIIELREMISHIADTPADILLFGETGTGKELVARSLHEQSSRRTHNFVAINCGAVPENLIESELFGHEKGAFSGASERRIGKFEFAQGGTLFLDEIESMPMQAQIKLLRILQERTLERVGSNKEIPLDIRIIAATKVDLTQAAVEGTFRQDLYYRLNIVTLNLPPLRQRFDDIQSLFHHFLLVSAARYCKAVPALPLQDVQTLLAHDWPGNVRELRNAAERYILLGKLTGLNSSNEAQASLTQNLSEQVEAFEKILIEQALTSCNGSIKDTMHQLNLARKTLYDKMQKHQIDKQAFKEQPLK
- a CDS encoding DMT family transporter; protein product: MNTKLVATLLFASVCLIWGTTWMAMEIAVHSIPPITATGLRFALAAPLLILAARWLKIPLMFPKGKKLEFALISVFYFAAPFTLMIFGEQYISSGLASIIFATMPVVVLGFAILVHRQKVHLHQIAGLAIALFSLITIISNEMGVSANGSLIGVGALVLAVFMHATIYTSVQTRCQGIHVLTYNALPCLVASVLLLVVGAFVEQPDFATFTLTSWLSVIYLGAIAGIGGIMAYFQLNKVASPFQASICFLVFPVIALGLDSVVNGRTISHESLFMMVLLTAGVLLCKLPLELISKRLTKTTVKVEKSS
- a CDS encoding TRAP transporter small permease, encoding MNNGLWARLGRISDSVEELNIAMSLGVMTLLTFANVVFRYLFNGNILWALELTVFLFAWLVLVGASYGVKKHSHIGVDILVNMASVKLRKVYAVIAVSACLLFSVLLLIGSWNYWYPFITEQAWYETDDIPMPEFLQFLADWLNEGERYEKLPRFIPYFSLPLGTALLTFRFAQLLWQVLTNKIDRVIASHEAEEALAVLDQEDNKD
- a CDS encoding TRAP transporter large permease, which produces MVLGILLLMIIGFMMFGVPIAVSLGLSSILFLLASSDASLASVAQTLFNAFAGHYTLLAIPFFILASTFMSTGGVAQRIIRFAVAIVGWFPGGLAIASVVACMMFAALSGSSPATVVAIGSLVIAGMVKNGYSKEFAAGVICNAGTLGILIPPSIVMVVYAAATDVSVGRMFLAGVVPGTLAGLMLIIAILITAKVKKLPAQPFVGWSEVFRSARDASWGLMLIVIILGGIYGGIFTPTEAAAVAAVYAFVIANFVYKDMGPFADKKSTQSVIVKSFHVLCHPDTKKSLFDAGKMTIMLLFIVANALILKHVLTEERIPQMITEAMLSAGLGPIAFLIVVNVLLLIGGQFMEPSGLLIIVAPLVFPIALELGIDPIHLGIIMVVNMEIGMITPPVGLNLFVTSGVAHMSMLQVVKAVMPWVALMLVFLMIVTYVPWVSTWLPTLMMGPELIIR
- a CDS encoding outer membrane beta-barrel protein; translation: MKKVLLSIITVSTIMATPLASANNDFTYVSAGLQFGKADDALFDNEQVESALGGFLDASWNFYDNVFASYSISYSSFDGEGWARAWTNGTSSGSESGQDYFSTTKQYYSVGYFMPMNKFTPYVSLGYADYKLAGSVYEFSMVPGPGTIEKYSDKIGGAAGEIGTYIQVTKNYKMKFSYNYAALEESGVKIKINEFYFGNDYAFADNWSAVANISYRDIGTINTNEISTQLGVKYNF